Proteins from a single region of Synechococcus sp. WH 8109:
- the ribD gene encoding bifunctional diaminohydroxyphosphoribosylaminopyrimidine deaminase/5-amino-6-(5-phosphoribosylamino)uracil reductase RibD, translated as MWELWMRRALALAALAEGHTSPNPLVGAVVLDRQGRLVGEGFHARAGDAHAEVGALRQAGDAARGGTLVVTLEPCCHHGRTPPCSEAVLSAGIGRVVIALEDPDPRVDGGGIRQLREAGLEVISGVLREEARQQNRAFLHRVRTGRPFGVLKWAMSLDGRTALPNGVSQWISGPSARDWVHRLRSGMDAVVVGGGTVRGDDPLLTSRGRRSPEPLRVVLSRSLDLPNQAQLWDTALAPTLVAHGPDADLRRLPSGPEELGLSACEPQQLMEALAKRGCNQVLWECGPELAAAAIRQGCVQEIAAVVAPKLMGGMAARTPLGDLNFRAMDQVLQGQWHHSEPMGNDWLLRWRSGS; from the coding sequence ATGTGGGAGCTCTGGATGCGGCGGGCCCTAGCCCTGGCCGCCCTTGCTGAAGGTCACACCAGCCCCAACCCTCTCGTGGGGGCCGTGGTTCTTGATCGCCAAGGCCGACTGGTGGGCGAAGGCTTTCATGCGCGGGCCGGAGATGCCCATGCTGAGGTGGGTGCCTTGCGGCAGGCCGGGGATGCGGCCCGGGGCGGAACCCTTGTGGTCACCCTTGAACCCTGCTGCCACCACGGCCGCACGCCCCCCTGCAGTGAGGCGGTGCTGAGCGCGGGCATTGGCCGCGTTGTGATCGCCCTGGAGGATCCCGATCCCCGGGTGGATGGGGGCGGCATCCGTCAGCTGAGGGAGGCGGGGCTGGAGGTGATCAGTGGTGTACTGCGCGAGGAGGCCCGCCAGCAGAACCGGGCTTTTCTGCATCGCGTGCGCACAGGCCGCCCGTTCGGGGTTCTGAAGTGGGCCATGAGCCTGGATGGCCGCACCGCTTTGCCCAATGGCGTCAGCCAATGGATCAGCGGTCCATCCGCCCGCGATTGGGTGCATCGGCTGCGCAGCGGCATGGATGCCGTGGTGGTTGGGGGTGGCACGGTTCGCGGCGATGATCCGCTGCTCACCAGCAGGGGCCGGCGTTCACCGGAACCGCTACGGGTGGTGCTGAGCCGCAGTTTGGATCTGCCGAATCAGGCCCAGCTCTGGGATACCGCGTTGGCGCCGACCCTCGTGGCCCACGGCCCTGATGCCGACCTCCGGCGTTTGCCATCCGGTCCTGAGGAACTGGGGCTTTCGGCCTGTGAACCGCAGCAGTTGATGGAGGCCCTGGCGAAACGGGGTTGCAACCAGGTGCTTTGGGAATGCGGTCCTGAGCTAGCGGCCGCGGCGATTCGGCAGGGCTGCGTGCAGGAGATTGCAGCGGTAGTGGCTCCGAAGCTGATGGGGGGTATGGCTGCCCGCACCCCCCTTGGAGATCTGAACTTCCGCGCCATGGATCAGGTGCTGCAGGGGCAGTGGCATCACAGCGAGCCCATGGGCAACGACTGGTTGCTGCGTTGGCGCAGCGGCAGCTGA
- a CDS encoding DUF3122 domain-containing protein has translation MRRLLCCLLAALGLLLLTPGLAWAQVHQHENEAGVAMVRSLESLRDLDYDSWQAVAYREGPAGQPVVLRVVGYPGKMRLDHPVSLQVLAGRREWQLDDITLANPVLATDGRDAAAEFALDPLLDDLSNNRPLRLALPGVFTELPIPPYVVGEWRSLQELPLS, from the coding sequence ATGCGCCGTTTGCTCTGCTGTTTGTTGGCCGCTCTGGGGCTGCTGCTTCTCACGCCGGGTCTGGCCTGGGCCCAGGTTCATCAGCACGAGAACGAGGCCGGTGTTGCAATGGTCCGTTCGCTGGAGAGCCTCCGGGACCTCGATTACGACAGCTGGCAGGCGGTGGCCTACCGCGAGGGCCCTGCAGGCCAGCCGGTGGTGCTGCGCGTGGTGGGCTATCCCGGAAAAATGCGGCTCGATCATCCAGTGAGCCTCCAGGTTTTGGCGGGTCGGCGCGAATGGCAGCTGGACGACATCACCTTGGCCAATCCGGTGCTGGCCACTGATGGCCGTGACGCAGCGGCTGAATTTGCCCTCGATCCTTTGCTGGACGATCTCAGCAACAACCGACCGCTGCGTTTGGCGTTGCCGGGTGTCTTCACCGAGTTGCCGATCCCTCCCTACGTCGTCGGTGAATGGCGGTCCCTGCAGGAGCTGCCCCTCAGCTGA
- a CDS encoding AraC family transcriptional regulator gives MEVAFHSAPGLSKVHEIACHYGFQSRNHFAKDYRSQFGESPSATLQRASAPGMSIQSVSVAQNPQMAMALR, from the coding sequence ATGGAGGTTGCTTTTCATTCAGCACCTGGGCTCAGCAAGGTGCATGAAATTGCCTGCCATTACGGCTTCCAAAGCCGCAATCACTTCGCCAAGGATTACAGAAGCCAATTCGGTGAATCCCCCAGCGCAACACTTCAACGAGCATCAGCTCCGGGGATGAGCATCCAATCGGTCTCCGTGGCCCAGAACCCCCAGATGGCCATGGCCCTGAGGTAA
- a CDS encoding GH116 family glycosyl hydrolase: MASFGWSALNSLLGRCKQAKRWQPPEASWSRPFGLGWDKPYTVRYASNLDDGPNHGMPLGGFGAGCFGRAPDGNINLWHLDGGEHWFGVLPDCQFALFEGNGRGKRAHALAVQPDKDASRQEAGQPLKAWEWYPASTPDRSTGTYAARYPFSWTSYEGVYDAEVRCEAFSPILPGDYQRTSYPVAVFIWTLRNPTDQPLDLSLLLCWRNTTGWFTNTDASAEVHFRDDGSPEHNYAPAIGSTAGQRNRCIDYGSLKGVVLEGNASNPVAEGEGQWCIAAAEQPGVTIQRCSRWNPSGDGRELWDSFSADGSIPESNNDRRSGSDDPLSAALAVQCQLAPGQSIEIPLVISWDLPVTGFATGSQALRRYTDFFAADANQAVAIAAESLRDWRSWRQKIDAWQEPVLQRQDLPEPLRMALFNELYDLCSGGSLWSAASPEDPYGRFGVLECLDYAWYESLDVRLYGSLALLQLWPELDKAVLRSFARAIPAADATQRPIGWYFTQGKGRVEADRKVKGATPHDLGAPNEIPWDATNYTAYQDCNLWKDLGSDFVLQVWRSFKLAPSGEDIRFLADCWPAAVEALRFLKTFDVNNDGLPDNGGAPDQTFDDWPLKGVSAYCGALWIAALEAALAIAQTLQLSTGLDTSAEQREFSGWLEQSRGNFDKLLWNGEYYDIDAESGTPVVMADQLCGDFYARLLGLPPVVSDSNSRSTLKVVKEACFEAFDGGSLGVANGLRRDGTPLDPNGTHPLEVWTGINFGIASYYRLMGDKQTAQAICSAVVEQVYSGGLQFRTPEAITAVNTFRACHYLRAMAIWGFWATETDWMLIPGADAR; this comes from the coding sequence ATGGCTTCGTTCGGTTGGTCCGCTCTGAACTCTCTGCTGGGTCGCTGCAAGCAAGCCAAGCGCTGGCAGCCACCGGAGGCCTCCTGGAGCCGACCCTTCGGCCTGGGCTGGGACAAGCCCTACACGGTTCGCTATGCCAGCAACCTCGACGACGGCCCCAACCACGGCATGCCGCTGGGGGGCTTCGGAGCTGGCTGCTTCGGGCGGGCGCCCGACGGCAACATCAACCTCTGGCACCTCGATGGCGGCGAGCACTGGTTTGGGGTGCTTCCCGATTGCCAGTTCGCTCTGTTTGAAGGGAATGGCCGCGGCAAGCGCGCCCACGCCCTTGCGGTTCAGCCGGATAAGGATGCCTCGCGGCAGGAGGCTGGCCAGCCGCTGAAGGCCTGGGAGTGGTATCCGGCCAGCACGCCGGACCGCAGCACCGGCACCTATGCCGCCCGCTACCCCTTCAGTTGGACCAGCTACGAGGGCGTGTATGACGCTGAGGTGCGTTGTGAGGCCTTCAGCCCGATCCTGCCGGGTGATTACCAGCGCACCAGCTACCCGGTGGCGGTGTTCATCTGGACGCTGCGCAATCCCACGGATCAGCCTCTTGATTTGTCGTTGCTGTTGTGCTGGCGCAACACCACCGGCTGGTTCACCAACACCGATGCCTCGGCGGAGGTTCACTTCCGCGATGACGGCAGCCCCGAGCACAACTACGCCCCGGCCATCGGCAGCACCGCCGGCCAGCGCAACCGTTGCATTGACTATGGCTCCCTCAAGGGAGTGGTGCTGGAGGGCAACGCCTCCAATCCCGTTGCCGAAGGTGAGGGCCAGTGGTGCATTGCCGCAGCTGAGCAGCCCGGTGTGACGATCCAGCGCTGCAGCCGCTGGAATCCCAGCGGTGATGGGCGTGAGCTGTGGGACAGCTTCAGTGCTGATGGCTCCATCCCTGAAAGCAACAATGACCGACGCAGTGGCTCCGACGATCCCCTCAGTGCTGCCCTTGCGGTGCAGTGTCAGCTGGCCCCTGGGCAGAGCATTGAGATCCCGCTGGTGATCAGCTGGGACCTGCCTGTGACGGGCTTTGCCACCGGCAGCCAGGCGCTGCGTCGCTACACCGACTTCTTCGCTGCGGATGCCAACCAGGCGGTTGCCATTGCCGCTGAATCGCTGCGTGACTGGCGCAGTTGGCGCCAGAAGATCGATGCCTGGCAGGAGCCGGTGCTGCAACGCCAGGACCTGCCGGAACCGCTGCGGATGGCTCTGTTCAATGAGCTTTACGACCTCTGCAGTGGCGGCAGTCTCTGGAGTGCGGCATCACCTGAGGATCCCTACGGCCGCTTCGGCGTTCTCGAGTGCCTCGACTACGCCTGGTACGAAAGCCTCGACGTTCGTCTCTATGGATCCCTGGCCCTGCTGCAGCTTTGGCCGGAACTCGACAAGGCTGTGCTGCGCAGCTTTGCCCGGGCGATTCCGGCGGCGGATGCCACCCAGCGCCCGATCGGCTGGTATTTCACCCAGGGCAAGGGCCGGGTGGAGGCTGATCGCAAGGTGAAAGGAGCCACCCCCCATGACCTGGGGGCTCCCAACGAGATCCCCTGGGATGCGACCAACTACACCGCCTATCAGGACTGCAACCTGTGGAAGGACCTCGGCAGTGATTTTGTGCTGCAGGTGTGGCGTAGCTTCAAGCTCGCCCCCAGTGGTGAAGACATTCGCTTCCTCGCTGATTGCTGGCCGGCGGCCGTGGAGGCGCTGCGCTTCCTCAAGACGTTCGATGTGAACAACGATGGCCTGCCCGACAACGGCGGTGCTCCGGATCAGACCTTCGACGACTGGCCCCTCAAAGGAGTGAGTGCCTACTGCGGTGCCCTCTGGATTGCTGCTCTCGAGGCAGCCCTGGCCATTGCCCAGACGCTTCAGCTCAGCACCGGGCTGGACACCTCTGCTGAGCAAAGGGAATTCAGCGGTTGGCTGGAACAATCCCGGGGCAATTTCGACAAGCTGCTCTGGAACGGCGAGTACTACGACATTGATGCCGAGAGCGGCACGCCTGTGGTGATGGCTGATCAGCTCTGCGGTGATTTCTACGCACGGCTCTTGGGCCTGCCGCCGGTGGTGAGTGACAGCAACAGCCGCAGCACCTTGAAGGTGGTGAAGGAGGCCTGCTTCGAGGCTTTCGATGGCGGATCCCTCGGAGTGGCCAACGGCTTGCGCCGTGATGGCACTCCCTTGGATCCCAATGGCACCCACCCGCTCGAGGTGTGGACGGGGATCAACTTCGGGATAGCCAGCTACTACCGCCTGATGGGGGACAAGCAGACGGCGCAAGCGATCTGCTCAGCTGTTGTTGAGCAGGTGTATTCCGGTGGTCTGCAGTTCCGCACCCCTGAGGCGATCACCGCGGTGAACACCTTCCGGGCCTGCCATTACCTCAGGGCCATGGCCATCTGGGGGTTCTGGGCCACGGAGACCGATTGGATGCTCATCCCCGGAGCTGATGCTCGTTGA
- a CDS encoding sulfotransferase has translation MAGGFLRPAVLLRGLQLRRSAHRQLLEAFETSRYRIPAGQLVEVSYEALIRQPLAAVKRIYDELGLSSWPLAQAPLQARIAQACSYTADPVTLPLAAEQRLNDLMEEA, from the coding sequence ATGGCAGGGGGCTTCCTGCGCCCTGCGGTGCTGCTTCGAGGCTTGCAGCTCCGTCGCTCGGCCCATCGCCAGCTGCTTGAGGCCTTTGAGACGTCTCGTTATCGCATTCCTGCGGGGCAGTTGGTTGAGGTGTCCTATGAGGCATTGATCCGCCAACCCCTCGCTGCGGTGAAACGGATCTATGACGAACTCGGGCTCAGCAGCTGGCCGCTGGCGCAGGCCCCGCTGCAGGCTCGGATTGCCCAGGCTTGCAGCTACACCGCTGATCCGGTGACGCTGCCCTTGGCGGCGGAACAGCGCCTGAACGACCTGATGGAGGAGGCATGA
- a CDS encoding bifunctional cobalt-precorrin-7 (C(5))-methyltransferase/cobalt-precorrin-6B (C(15))-methyltransferase, whose translation MIDVIGTDAGAPASLPAPQQTLLRAAAVIAAPQRLQAALQDWLGDTLPKLISSDDPRALMDSLQSRHTEEPVVVLASGDPLWFGLGRILCDRIGAERLRFHPAPTSLQLAFARIGRHWQDADWVSLHGRDPEILASTLQKRPAALAVLTDPNQGGAGTVQQMLRSSGLEASTDLWLCENLGHPDERVQRITPGTALPTDLHPLLIALLIAREPAAPDPHQLPLFGLDDGLYLQHCDHPGLMTKREVRIQLLAELALPEQGVLWDLGAGTGSVGLEALRLRPGLQLLAVERRAGGAQLIQRNAQRLGVSPAAVLEADATTVLHGGLPSQLSQPDRVLLGGGGAQRERLLQEVLTRLRSGGVVVIPLASMEALASVRPLLENAGLAVRVQQLQAWRGQPLGDGTRLAPMNPTLIVTGTKPA comes from the coding sequence ATGATCGATGTGATCGGCACCGACGCCGGGGCGCCAGCCTCGTTGCCTGCTCCACAGCAGACGTTGCTGCGGGCAGCCGCCGTGATTGCAGCACCGCAGCGGTTGCAAGCTGCTCTGCAGGACTGGCTGGGGGACACCCTGCCGAAGCTGATCAGCAGCGATGACCCGCGGGCTCTGATGGACAGTCTGCAATCCCGGCATACGGAAGAGCCTGTGGTGGTGCTGGCCAGCGGCGATCCGCTCTGGTTCGGCCTGGGGCGCATCCTTTGCGACCGCATCGGGGCAGAGCGGCTGCGGTTTCATCCGGCCCCCACATCGCTGCAGCTGGCCTTCGCCCGCATCGGCCGACACTGGCAGGACGCCGACTGGGTGAGCCTGCACGGACGGGACCCCGAAATCCTGGCCAGCACTTTGCAGAAGCGACCCGCAGCCTTGGCGGTGCTCACTGACCCGAACCAGGGGGGTGCCGGCACCGTGCAGCAGATGTTGCGCAGCAGCGGCCTGGAGGCCAGCACGGACCTGTGGCTCTGCGAAAACCTCGGGCACCCCGATGAACGGGTGCAGCGGATCACACCCGGCACCGCGTTACCAACAGATCTACATCCGCTGCTGATTGCACTGCTGATCGCCCGCGAACCTGCCGCACCAGATCCGCATCAACTGCCCTTGTTCGGGCTCGATGACGGGCTCTACCTGCAGCACTGCGATCATCCCGGACTGATGACCAAGCGGGAGGTGCGCATCCAACTTCTGGCCGAACTCGCCCTGCCGGAGCAAGGCGTGCTCTGGGATCTGGGGGCCGGCACCGGCAGCGTCGGTCTGGAAGCGCTGCGTCTGCGGCCTGGGCTGCAACTGCTGGCGGTGGAACGCCGCGCCGGTGGCGCACAATTGATCCAACGCAATGCACAACGGCTCGGCGTCAGCCCTGCGGCGGTGCTGGAGGCCGACGCCACCACGGTGCTGCACGGCGGGCTCCCGAGCCAGCTCAGTCAGCCCGACCGGGTTCTGCTCGGGGGCGGTGGCGCCCAACGGGAACGCTTGCTGCAGGAGGTGCTGACGCGACTGCGGTCTGGAGGTGTTGTGGTGATCCCCCTGGCGAGCATGGAGGCGTTGGCCAGCGTTCGGCCGCTGCTCGAGAACGCTGGATTGGCCGTGCGCGTTCAGCAACTGCAGGCCTGGCGGGGACAACCGCTGGGGGATGGCACCCGCCTGGCTCCGATGAACCCCACCTTGATCGTGACAGGAACGAAGCCGGCTTAA
- a CDS encoding DUF192 domain-containing protein, whose amino-acid sequence MDALPPEPPPQWLPIGARWCVGKLRCIDLEVARSKEQQRLGLMQRPPLPPLRGMWFPFATPQPQRFWMFNTLAPLDMIFVRDGRVLDLVPAVPTCAALPCRSYAADADGNGRADFVDAVIEIGAGEAQRLGIGIGDPVRIAPFQLSP is encoded by the coding sequence ATGGATGCTCTGCCCCCTGAGCCGCCCCCGCAGTGGCTGCCGATTGGGGCCCGCTGGTGCGTGGGCAAGCTGCGTTGCATTGATCTCGAGGTAGCCCGCAGTAAGGAGCAGCAGCGTTTGGGGTTGATGCAGCGGCCGCCCCTGCCGCCCTTGCGCGGGATGTGGTTTCCCTTTGCCACCCCCCAGCCGCAGCGCTTCTGGATGTTCAACACCCTTGCGCCTCTGGACATGATCTTTGTGCGCGATGGGCGGGTGCTCGATCTGGTGCCTGCCGTTCCCACCTGCGCTGCCCTGCCCTGCCGCTCCTACGCCGCCGATGCGGATGGCAATGGGCGGGCTGATTTCGTTGATGCGGTGATTGAGATCGGTGCCGGTGAGGCGCAGCGGCTTGGTATTGGCATCGGCGATCCGGTTCGGATTGCCCCGTTTCAGCTTTCGCCGTGA
- a CDS encoding response regulator transcription factor, with product MNADPLLLLAGASAVSLAPRLAASGYATLDWLSAGPSAHAAEPGESPVAAVLAADQAALIQDLRSRFGVMPILLDLERDSVEARAACLGSGADDFWLSEIGPSDLLLRLRLHRTIQQRSGQRPALLHLDDLSVDPTNRTVRRGERVVALTAREFMLLQVLLRRRGQVLSRELLLQEVWQGERSSSNVVEVYVRYLRQKLEAGGERRLLQTVRGRGYCLGQVLPEA from the coding sequence ATGAATGCTGATCCACTCTTGCTGCTGGCAGGTGCTTCGGCCGTGTCCCTGGCGCCCCGTCTGGCCGCATCGGGCTACGCCACCCTCGACTGGCTCAGTGCCGGGCCATCGGCCCATGCCGCTGAACCGGGTGAATCTCCTGTGGCGGCTGTACTGGCGGCCGATCAGGCCGCATTGATTCAAGACCTGCGCAGTCGTTTCGGGGTCATGCCGATCTTGTTGGATCTGGAACGCGACAGCGTCGAGGCCCGCGCCGCCTGCCTGGGAAGCGGCGCCGATGATTTCTGGCTCTCGGAGATCGGGCCCAGCGATCTGTTGCTGCGTCTGCGCCTGCACCGCACGATTCAACAGCGCTCGGGTCAGCGACCGGCGCTGCTTCACCTGGACGATCTCAGCGTTGATCCAACCAACCGGACGGTGCGGCGGGGAGAACGTGTGGTGGCGTTGACGGCTCGGGAATTCATGCTGTTGCAGGTGCTGTTGCGGCGGCGCGGCCAGGTGTTGAGCCGCGAGCTGCTGCTTCAGGAGGTGTGGCAGGGGGAGCGTTCCAGCAGCAATGTTGTTGAGGTGTACGTGCGCTACTTGCGTCAAAAGCTGGAGGCCGGTGGTGAGCGTCGTTTGCTGCAGACCGTGCGCGGCCGGGGGTATTGCCTCGGGCAGGTGTTGCCGGAGGCTTGA
- a CDS encoding NAD(+) kinase: MPRIGLIVNDGKPLAVQTADTIQQRLEAAGHAVERASSSGGMVGFANPDQHLRLRGYSACVPKGFDQSMVLAIVLGGDGTVLSAARQTAPVGIPILTINTGHLGFLAEAYLDDLDRALDVVLTQQWTIEERSNLVVSVMRGDQRRWEALSLNEMALHREPLTSMCHFEIAIGRHAPVDIAADGVILSTPTGSTAYALSSGGPVITPDCPVLQLTPIAPHSLASRALVFSDREPVTIFPATPERLMMVVDGSAGCYVWPEDRVLIRRSDHPVRFVRLADHEFFQVLRNKLGWGLPHIAKPERE; the protein is encoded by the coding sequence GTGCCCCGGATCGGACTGATCGTCAATGACGGCAAGCCGCTGGCAGTGCAGACGGCGGACACGATTCAGCAGCGTCTGGAGGCAGCCGGCCATGCCGTGGAGCGGGCCAGCAGTTCTGGGGGCATGGTGGGCTTTGCCAACCCTGATCAGCACCTGCGGCTGCGCGGCTACAGCGCCTGTGTACCCAAGGGCTTCGATCAATCGATGGTGTTGGCCATCGTGCTGGGGGGTGACGGCACGGTGCTCTCCGCCGCGCGGCAGACCGCCCCTGTGGGGATTCCGATCCTCACGATCAACACCGGCCACCTGGGATTCCTGGCCGAGGCCTATCTCGATGATCTGGACCGGGCCCTCGATGTGGTGCTCACCCAACAATGGACGATCGAGGAACGCAGCAACCTCGTAGTGAGTGTGATGCGGGGCGATCAGCGCCGCTGGGAGGCGCTGTCTCTCAACGAAATGGCACTGCACCGTGAGCCGCTCACGAGCATGTGTCATTTCGAGATCGCCATTGGCCGCCACGCCCCCGTGGACATCGCCGCCGATGGTGTGATCCTCTCCACGCCGACGGGCTCGACGGCCTACGCCCTCAGCTCCGGCGGGCCGGTGATCACGCCGGATTGTCCGGTACTGCAACTTACCCCGATCGCGCCCCATTCCCTGGCCTCCCGCGCCCTGGTGTTCAGCGACCGTGAACCCGTCACGATTTTTCCAGCCACGCCGGAGCGGCTGATGATGGTGGTGGACGGCAGTGCCGGTTGCTATGTCTGGCCGGAAGATCGGGTGTTGATCCGTCGCAGCGATCACCCCGTGCGTTTTGTGCGCCTCGCCGACCATGAGTTCTTCCAGGTGCTGCGCAACAAACTGGGTTGGGGCCTGCCCCACATCGCCAAGCCTGAGCGGGAATGA
- the pheS gene encoding phenylalanine--tRNA ligase subunit alpha, whose translation MSAPVTLQQLTDQLDALEQQAAAEIAEAADAAALEQLRVGLLGKKGRISGVLGAMGKLPGEERPLVGQRANVLKTQVQSLLGERLQAVKQAAMAERIARESLDVTAPASGVPMGHRHPLITTTEEIVDLFLGLGYSVAEGPEVERDHYNFSALNIPEDHPARDMQDTFYLGGDLLMRTHTSPVQIRHLEENPPPVRIVAPGRVYRRDAVDATHSPVFHQVEVLAIDEGLDFSHLRGTVMAFLKAFFGDLPVRFRASYFPFTEPSAEVDVQWRGRWLEVMGCGMVDPAVLEGLGLDPERYSGFAAGLGVERFCMVRHGIDDIRRLYTSDLRFLEQF comes from the coding sequence GTGAGCGCACCGGTCACCCTGCAGCAGCTCACCGATCAACTTGATGCCCTCGAGCAGCAGGCCGCGGCGGAGATCGCCGAGGCGGCTGATGCCGCTGCGCTGGAGCAACTGCGGGTCGGGCTGCTGGGCAAGAAGGGCCGCATCTCCGGTGTGCTCGGGGCAATGGGCAAGTTGCCCGGTGAGGAGCGTCCCCTGGTGGGTCAGCGCGCCAACGTGCTGAAAACGCAGGTGCAGTCGCTCTTGGGAGAGCGGCTGCAGGCCGTGAAGCAGGCGGCCATGGCGGAGCGCATCGCCAGGGAAAGCCTCGATGTCACCGCTCCGGCTTCCGGGGTGCCGATGGGCCATCGCCATCCCCTGATTACCACCACAGAAGAGATCGTCGATCTGTTCCTGGGCCTCGGCTACAGCGTGGCTGAGGGACCTGAGGTGGAACGGGACCACTACAACTTCTCTGCGCTGAACATCCCCGAGGACCATCCGGCCCGGGACATGCAGGACACCTTTTATCTCGGTGGTGACCTGCTGATGCGGACCCACACCTCCCCGGTGCAGATCCGTCACCTCGAAGAGAACCCGCCGCCGGTGCGGATCGTGGCTCCCGGTCGGGTCTATCGCCGCGATGCCGTTGATGCCACCCACTCGCCTGTGTTCCACCAGGTGGAGGTGCTGGCCATTGATGAGGGGCTCGATTTCAGCCACCTGCGCGGCACGGTGATGGCTTTCCTCAAGGCCTTCTTCGGCGACCTGCCGGTGCGTTTCCGGGCCAGTTATTTCCCCTTCACCGAGCCTTCAGCCGAGGTGGATGTGCAGTGGCGCGGCCGCTGGCTTGAGGTGATGGGTTGCGGCATGGTGGATCCCGCCGTGCTGGAAGGGCTGGGCCTCGATCCGGAGCGCTACAGCGGTTTCGCCGCGGGCCTGGGGGTGGAGCGCTTCTGCATGGTGCGCCATGGCATTGACGACATCCGCCGGCTGTACACCAGCGATCTGCGCTTCCTCGAGCAGTTCTGA
- the surE gene encoding 5'/3'-nucleotidase SurE — translation MAPLRILISNDDGVFADGIRTLAAAAAARGHQVTVVCPDQERSATGHGLTLQTPIRAERADELFAPGVTAWACSGTPADCMKLALFELVKEKPDLVLSGINHGPNLGTDVFCSGTVAAAMEGTLEGIRSLAVSSACFQWRQFQAAADLALEVSEQAIADKWPDNLLLNLNIPPCALEEMGALRWTRLSVRRYDEQFSRREDPRGRAYYWLAGEAVQDLESAGEGPRDWPSDVAQIHANSPSLTPIQPDLFWRGPLSGLPQLKLKDQLVR, via the coding sequence ATGGCCCCGCTGCGGATCCTGATCAGTAATGACGATGGGGTCTTCGCCGACGGCATCCGAACCCTGGCCGCCGCAGCGGCAGCCCGCGGCCATCAGGTGACGGTGGTCTGCCCGGATCAGGAACGGTCTGCCACTGGCCATGGCCTCACCCTGCAGACCCCCATCCGCGCCGAGCGGGCCGATGAACTGTTCGCCCCAGGGGTCACCGCCTGGGCCTGCAGTGGCACCCCCGCCGACTGCATGAAGCTGGCCCTTTTCGAACTAGTGAAGGAGAAGCCAGACCTGGTGCTCTCCGGCATCAATCACGGACCCAACCTGGGAACAGATGTGTTCTGTTCCGGCACCGTTGCCGCAGCGATGGAAGGCACCCTTGAGGGCATTCGTTCCCTGGCGGTGAGCAGCGCCTGCTTCCAGTGGCGTCAGTTTCAGGCGGCCGCCGATCTTGCCCTGGAGGTGAGTGAACAGGCCATCGCCGACAAGTGGCCCGACAACCTGCTGCTCAACCTCAACATCCCCCCCTGTGCGCTGGAGGAGATGGGAGCACTGCGCTGGACCCGTCTCTCGGTCCGGCGATACGACGAGCAATTCAGCCGTCGGGAAGACCCCCGTGGCCGCGCCTACTACTGGCTTGCGGGAGAAGCCGTGCAGGATCTGGAATCAGCCGGAGAAGGCCCCCGGGATTGGCCCAGTGATGTGGCCCAGATCCATGCCAATTCCCCCTCACTGACACCGATCCAGCCCGACCTGTTCTGGCGAGGCCCCCTCAGCGGACTGCCGCAACTCAAGCTCAAGGATCAACTGGTGCGGTAA
- a CDS encoding DUF3611 family protein: protein MPDRLDFQKLSFGVRRMGWIRFWIQVVLGIVVVGVLLFNNIGGSLARNSERAVGLGPGLSLTSLAFLVLLFSLWQGWLIVRTGRAIDSAARPSRGEVARLIKRGLLADLLGLTFATIGYQALAGSLFVQASMQTPGIAIGGRGMADNLAITSLEMLSVLSNTQVLFAHLIGVLFSLWLLQRVYRTS from the coding sequence ATGCCAGACCGCCTCGATTTCCAGAAGTTGTCGTTCGGCGTGCGTCGGATGGGATGGATCCGCTTCTGGATCCAGGTGGTTCTCGGCATCGTTGTGGTGGGCGTTCTGCTGTTCAACAACATCGGCGGCAGCCTGGCCCGCAATTCCGAACGTGCTGTGGGCCTGGGGCCTGGCCTTTCGCTCACGTCCCTGGCCTTCCTCGTGCTGCTGTTCAGCCTCTGGCAGGGCTGGCTGATCGTTCGTACCGGTCGGGCCATCGACAGCGCGGCCCGTCCCAGTCGGGGCGAGGTGGCGCGGCTGATCAAACGGGGCCTGTTGGCGGATCTCCTGGGCCTCACCTTCGCCACCATCGGCTATCAGGCCCTCGCCGGCAGCTTGTTCGTGCAGGCCTCGATGCAGACTCCCGGCATTGCCATCGGCGGTCGCGGCATGGCCGACAACCTGGCCATCACCTCCCTGGAAATGCTGTCTGTGCTCAGCAACACCCAGGTGCTGTTCGCCCACCTGATCGGGGTGTTGTTCTCCCTCTGGTTGCTGCAGCGGGTTTACCGCACCAGTTGA